One Setaria viridis chromosome 5, Setaria_viridis_v4.0, whole genome shotgun sequence genomic region harbors:
- the LOC117855492 gene encoding endoribonuclease Dicer homolog 3a isoform X3, which translates to MGAADSAAEAAVAADVDMNPLKRTSESSVQEDEGVHKQQKRECQDFTPRRYQLDLYEVATRQNTIAMLDTGAGKTMIAVMLIKHFGKISKTNNDRKLIIFLAPTVQLVTQQCEVIKSYTDFEVEHYHGAKGVDQWKAYNWQEQLAKYQVMVMTPQVLLDALRQAFLVLDMEFYHRSEHKPNVFGMTASPVIRKGVSSDMDCENQLSELENILDSKIHTVLDREEIELCVPSAKEVNRYYEPRTVSFEDLSEELGILCSKYDGLIAQLYSRLTNQYKDADEITKESRRRLSNSLAKICYCLEDVGLLCASEATKICIERGHRKGWLKGGGDTTDQQSDANGPGLFAENSMLHMKFFEEALHIIDKRLQQQQGIDALLNSESGCVEAIKGGYISPKLHELIQIFLSFSDVEHVRCLIFVDRKITARVIERTMKKIGRLPYFRVSFLTGGSSSVDALTPKMQKDTLDSFRSGEVNLLFTTDVAEEGIHVPDCSCVVRFDLPKTTRSYVQSRGRARQKDSQYILMIEQGNVKQNDLISSLMRSKTLMAEIASNREPEDSHPSFFPIPTEEINEYHISTTGAKITTDSSISVLYQYCDKLPKDKYYTPRPTFQFSQYGDGYECTVTLPSSAMFQLLVGPKARNMQKAKQLVCLDACKRLHQLGALDDHLSPSAEELPLEILSKTSTCTSGAGLGTTKRKELHGTTKVLSMSGSWASDRSVTKLQGYTMNFICDQVGQKYSDFVLLIDANIAKEAATLDIDLYLHDKMVKASVSPCGSLELDAQQMEQAKLFQALLFNGLFGKLFTGSKASKTAREFILKKDNTFLWDKANMYLLLPVDPTLDSAKSVCINWSVIEVAATAVGLMRSIYSEDQQNLIDKLNPEKNGGDLIHLANKSCKADDLRNMVVLALHTGKIYTSLDVSDLCASSTFDGASDKKEAKFRTFAEYFEKKYSVFLHHPSQPLLVLKPTHNPHNLLSSKIRDEGNRVENKNRANSLVHMPPELLIPLDLPVDVLRVFYLFPSLMYRIESLMLASQLRSEIAYTGSDISSFLILEALTTLRCCEDFSMERLELLGDSVLKYAVSSHLFLTFPNKHEGQLSSRRQEIICNATLHKLGIESKIQGYIRDAAFDPRRWLAPGQLSIWPCPCECPVNSEVVTEDIHRIDDKSIIIGKACDKGHRWICSKTISDCVEALIGAYYVGGGLRAAFSVLKWLQIEIETEEDLIVKAMSSASVWNYLPKVDVVELLEAKIGYAFSVKGLLIEALTHPSQQESGATYCYQRLEFLGDAVLDILLTRHLFLSHKDIDEGELTDLRSASVNNENFAQVAVKYNLHHFLQHSSGLLQDQINEYVNGLEGSSMDRTSLLSSGPSRGPKVLGDIVESIAGAVLIDTKLDLDLVWGVFKPLLSPIVTPENLELPPFRELHEWCDKSGYFLGIKCENRGDNIMAILNLQLKDLLLARQGHGKNKVDAKAHAASLLLRDLEEKGLVIPKNASRTEQSDSPKHHSNLLDAMDTQNIAPPRQKELTVSSTVPGSVIDEPLVVKVKLSKGGPRISLYESCKKLQWPMPTFEYVKVKPSVCPSSDGSSQKAAPQGFAFSSIITLHIPNGDVISLTGDGRADKKSSQDSAALLMLYELQRRGRFQVQEV; encoded by the exons ATGGGCGCCGCCGATTCCGCGGCGGAggcagccgtcgccgccgatg TAGACATGAATCCTTTGAAGAGGACATCCGAATCATCCGTTCAAGAAGATGAAGGCGTGCATAAACAGCAGAAGAGGGAGTGTCAGGATTTCACCCCCAGAAG GTACCAGCTTGATCTTTATGAGGTTGCTACGCGTCAGAACACGATTGCTATGCTTGATACGGGAGCTGGGAAGACAATGATTGCTgtcatgctcatcaagcatTTTGGGAAGATCAGCAAAACAAATAATGACCGAAAGCTCATCATATTCCTTGCGCCAACAGTTCAACTTGTCACGCAG CAATGTGAGGTGATTAAGAGCTACACTGATTTTGAGGTGGAGCACTATCATGGTGCAAAGGGTGTCGATCAATGGAAGGCTTACAACTGGCAGGAGCAACTTGCAAAGTATCAG GTTATGGTCATGACACCACAGGTGCTGCTAGATGCTTTACGCCAAGCTTTCCTGGTCTTAGACATG GAGTTCTATCACAGATCTGAGCACAAGCCAAATGTGTTTGGTATGACAGCATCACCTGTTATAAGAAAAG GAGTCTCCTCTGATATGGATTGCGAAAATCAGCTCTCTGAGCTGGAAAATATTTTAGATTCCAAG ATACACACTGTGTTGGATAGAGAAGAGATAGAACTTTGCGTTCCTTCGGCAAAAGAAGTGAACAGATACTATGAGCCAAGAACTGTTTCTTTTGAAGATTTAAGTGAAGAACTAGGAATTTTGTGTTCCAAG TACGATGGGCTGATAGCACAATTGTACAGTAGGCTGACCAACCAGTACAAAGATGCTGATGAAATAACAAAGGAATCACGGAGGCGTCTCTCTAATTCTTTAGCAAAGATTTGCTATTGCCTTGAAGATGTCGGTCTTCTTTGTGCGAGTGAG GCTACTAAAATTTGCATCGAAAGGGGTCACAGAAAAGGTTGGCTGAAGGGAGGCGGTGACACCACCGATCAGCAAAGTGATGCAAATGGACCAGGCTTGTTTGCAGAAAATTCAATGCTTCATATGAAGTTCTTTGAGGAAGCGTTGCATATAATTGACAAACGCCTCCAACAGCAACAAG GAATTGATGCACTTCTGAACTCAGAGAGTGGATGTGTGGAAGCAATAAAGGGGGGCTATATCTCGCCAAAGCTCCATGAGCTCATCCAAATATTtctctctttcag TGATGTTGAACATGTCCGATGCCTTATTTTTGTGGACCGAAAGATTACTGCCAGAGTCATTGAGCGGACTATGAAGAAAATTGGCCGACTCCCATATTTCAGAGTCTCTTTCCTAACTGGTGGGAGTTCTTCTGTGGATGCACTGACCCCTAAAATGCAAAAGGACACACTGGATTCATTCCGCTCTGGAGAG GTCAACTTACTATTTACTACAGATGTTGCAGAAGAGGGTATCCATGTCCCAGACTGCTCGTGTGTAGTACGATTTGATTTGCCGAAGACTACCCGCAGCTATGTGCAGTCACGTGGGCGAGCCCGACAAAAGGACTCTCAGTACATACTAATGATTGAACA GGGAAATGTAAAACAAAATGATTTAATATCTTCCCTTATGAGAAGTAAGACCTTGATGGCCGAGATTGCTTCAAACCGAGAGCCTGAGGATTCACACCCCAGTTTCTTTCCCATTCCCACAGAAGAAATAAATGAGTACCATATAAGCACAACAGGAGCCAAAATAACTACTGATTCCAGCATCAGTGTTCTCTACCAGTACTGTGACAAACTTCCAAAGGACAA GTACTACACCCCAAGACCCACGTTTCAGTTCAGCCAGTATGGTGATGGCTATGAGTGTACAGTAACATTACCATCTAGTGCCATGTTTCAGCTTTTAGTAGGCCCAAAAGCAAGAAACATGCAGAAAGCAAAGCAGCTTGTTTGCCTTGATGCATGTAAGAGGCTGCATCAGCTGGGAGCACTTGATGACCACCTTTCTCCATCAGCTGAAGAGCTGCCACTGGAAATTTTGAGCAAGACTAGTACCTGCACGTCTGGTGCAGGTTTAG GTACAACCAAACGGAAAGAGCTGCATGGTACAACCAAGGTTCTTTCTATGTCTGGCTCTTGGGCTTCAGACAGAAGTGTTACTAAGCTTCAAGGCTACACGATGAATTTTATTTGTGATCAAGTTGGCCAGAAATATTCTGACTTTGTCCTGTTAATTGATGCAAATATAGCAAAAGAAGCTGCTACTTTGGATATTGATCTGTATTTGCATGACAAGATGGTAAAGGCTTCAGTGTCTCCCTGTGGATCTCTTGAGTTGGATGCTCAGCAG ATGGAACAAGCAAAACTATTTCAAGCACTTCTCTTTAATGGTTTGTTTGGAAAACTGTTCACTGGATCAAAAGCATCCAAAACCGCAAGGGAGTTTATTCTCAAGAAAGATAATACATTCCTGTGGGACAAAGCAAATATGTATTTGCTTTTACCTGTGGATCCTACTCTGGATTCTGCTAAAAGCGTTTGCATTAACTGGAGTGTGATTGAAGTAGCAGCTACAGCCGTTGGACTTATGAGGAGCATTTATTCGGAGGACCAACAGAACCTGATTGATAAACTTAATCCTGAAAAAAATGGTGGAGATCTGATTCATTTGGCCAACAAGTCATGTAAGGCTGATGATCTTAGAAATATGGTAGTCCTAGCACTTCACACAGGGAAGATATATACTTCTCTTGATGTATCTGATTTATGTGCGAGTAGCACATTTGATGGTGCTTCTGATAAGAAAGAAGCAAAATTCCGGACGTTTGCAGAATACTTTGAGAAGAA GTACAGCGTATTTCTTCATCATCCCTCACAGCCATTGCTAGTGTTGAAACCCACTCATAATCCTCACAACCTTCTTTCTTCCAAGATCAGAGATGAAG GCAACCGTgtggaaaataaaaatagggCGAATAGCCTTGTTCACATGCCTCCAGAGCTGCTGATTCCCCTTGATTTACCTGTTGATGTTTTGAGAGTATTCTATTTGTTTCCATCCCTGATGTATCGCATTGAGTCACTAATGCTAGCCAGCCAATTAAGAAGTGAAATTGCATACACAGGTTCTGATATATCAAGCTTCCTG ATTCTGGAAGCTCTTACAACCCTTAGATGCTGCGAGGACTTCTCTATGGAGCGTTTAGAGTTATTGGGGGATTCTGTACTTAAGTATGCAGTGAGTTCCCATCTTTTCCTCACATTTCCTAATAAGCATGAGGGGCAGTTGTCGTCCAGAAGGCAAGAAATTATATGTAATGCAACACTTCATAAGCTTGGTATTGAAAGCAAGATACAG GGTTACATACGTGATGCTGCATTTGATCCTCGTCGATGGCTTGCACCTGGACAGCTGTCTATTTGGCCATGTCCTTGTGAATGCCCAGTAAATTCTGAGGTTGTAACTGAGGATATTCATAGGATTGATGACAAATCTATAATTATAGGCAAGGCGTGTGACAAGGGACACAGATGGATATGTTCCAAAACCATCTCTGATTGTGTCGAGGCTTTAATTGGGGCATATTATGTGGGAGGGGGATTAAGAGCAGCCTTTTCTGTTCTCAAATGGTTGCAGATTGAGATTGAAACTGAGGAAGACCTGATTGTGAAAGCCATGTCGAGTGCTTCTGTGTGGAATTATCTGCCAAAAGTTGATGTAGTTGAATTGCTTGAAGCAAAAATAGGCTATGCTTTTTCGGTGAAAGGTTTGCTGATAGAGGCTCTCACCCACCCATCACAGCAAGAATCAGGAGCAACATACTGCTACCAG CGCTTGGAGTTCCTTGGAGATGCAGTCTTGGATATTTTACTAACACGCCATCTTTTCCTTAGTCATAAAGACATTGATGAGGGGGAGCTGACAGATTTACGATCTGCATCAGTAAATAATGAAAATTTTGCACAAGTTGCAGTGAAGTACAATCTGCACCACTTTCTCCAGCATTCTTCTGGGCTCCTTCAAGACCAAATCAACGAATACGTGAATGGTCTGGAAGGTTCATCCATGGACAGAACCAGCCTTTTATCCAGTGGACCATCTAGGGGGCCAAAA GTTCTAGGTGATATTGTAGAAAGTATTGCAGGTGCAGTCCTTATAGACACCAAACTTGATTTGGATCTAGTTTGGGGGGTTTTCAAACCTCTTCTTTCTCCAATTGTCACACCTGAGAATCTGGAGTTACCCCCTTTCAGAGAACTTCATGAGTGGTGTGACAAGAGTGGGTACTTTTTGGGAATTAAGTGTGAAAATCGAGGAGACAACATAATGGCTATTCTCAATTTACAACTCAAGGATTTGCTTCTTGCAAGGCAAGGTCATGGAAAGAACAAAGTAGATGCAAAAGCACACGCAGCTTCCTTATTGCTCAGGGATCTGGAG GAAAAAGGGCTTGTAATTCCAAAGAATGCTAGCAGAACGGAACAATCTGATAGTCCAAAACATCACAGCAACTTGCTTGATGCTATGGACACACAGAATATAGCACCACCAAGGCAAAAGGAATTAACCGTGTCAAGTACTGTTCCTGGCTCTGTTATTGATGAACCAT TGGTTGTGAAGGTTAAGTTGAGTAAAGGAGGTCCTCGTATATCATTGTACGAATCATGTAAAAAACTACAGTGGCCAATGCCTACATTTGAATATGTGAAAGTCAAACCAAG CGTGTGCCCCTCATCTGATGGTTCCTCACAAAAGGCTGCGCCTCAAGGATTCGCATTTTCTTCGATAATAACATTGCACATACCAAACGGCGATGTCATCAGCCTCACAGGAGATGGACGTGCGGATAAGAAGAGCTCACAGGATTCAGCTGCGCTGCTCATGCTCTATGAGCTGCAGCGGCGAGGTAGATTCCAAGTCCAAGAAGTATGA
- the LOC117855492 gene encoding endoribonuclease Dicer homolog 3a isoform X1, with amino-acid sequence MGAADSAAEAAVAADVDMNPLKRTSESSVQEDEGVHKQQKRECQDFTPRRYQLDLYEVATRQNTIAMLDTGAGKTMIAVMLIKHFGKISKTNNDRKLIIFLAPTVQLVTQQCEVIKSYTDFEVEHYHGAKGVDQWKAYNWQEQLAKYQVMVMTPQVLLDALRQAFLVLDMVSLMIFDECHHATGNHPYTRIMTEFYHRSEHKPNVFGMTASPVIRKGVSSDMDCENQLSELENILDSKIHTVLDREEIELCVPSAKEVNRYYEPRTVSFEDLSEELGILCSKYDGLIAQLYSRLTNQYKDADEITKESRRRLSNSLAKICYCLEDVGLLCASEATKICIERGHRKGWLKGGGDTTDQQSDANGPGLFAENSMLHMKFFEEALHIIDKRLQQQQGIDALLNSESGCVEAIKGGYISPKLHELIQIFLSFSDVEHVRCLIFVDRKITARVIERTMKKIGRLPYFRVSFLTGGSSSVDALTPKMQKDTLDSFRSGEVNLLFTTDVAEEGIHVPDCSCVVRFDLPKTTRSYVQSRGRARQKDSQYILMIEQGNVKQNDLISSLMRSKTLMAEIASNREPEDSHPSFFPIPTEEINEYHISTTGAKITTDSSISVLYQYCDKLPKDKYYTPRPTFQFSQYGDGYECTVTLPSSAMFQLLVGPKARNMQKAKQLVCLDACKRLHQLGALDDHLSPSAEELPLEILSKTSTCTSGAGLGTTKRKELHGTTKVLSMSGSWASDRSVTKLQGYTMNFICDQVGQKYSDFVLLIDANIAKEAATLDIDLYLHDKMVKASVSPCGSLELDAQQMEQAKLFQALLFNGLFGKLFTGSKASKTAREFILKKDNTFLWDKANMYLLLPVDPTLDSAKSVCINWSVIEVAATAVGLMRSIYSEDQQNLIDKLNPEKNGGDLIHLANKSCKADDLRNMVVLALHTGKIYTSLDVSDLCASSTFDGASDKKEAKFRTFAEYFEKKYSVFLHHPSQPLLVLKPTHNPHNLLSSKIRDEGNRVENKNRANSLVHMPPELLIPLDLPVDVLRVFYLFPSLMYRIESLMLASQLRSEIAYTGSDISSFLILEALTTLRCCEDFSMERLELLGDSVLKYAVSSHLFLTFPNKHEGQLSSRRQEIICNATLHKLGIESKIQGYIRDAAFDPRRWLAPGQLSIWPCPCECPVNSEVVTEDIHRIDDKSIIIGKACDKGHRWICSKTISDCVEALIGAYYVGGGLRAAFSVLKWLQIEIETEEDLIVKAMSSASVWNYLPKVDVVELLEAKIGYAFSVKGLLIEALTHPSQQESGATYCYQRLEFLGDAVLDILLTRHLFLSHKDIDEGELTDLRSASVNNENFAQVAVKYNLHHFLQHSSGLLQDQINEYVNGLEGSSMDRTSLLSSGPSRGPKVLGDIVESIAGAVLIDTKLDLDLVWGVFKPLLSPIVTPENLELPPFRELHEWCDKSGYFLGIKCENRGDNIMAILNLQLKDLLLARQGHGKNKVDAKAHAASLLLRDLEEKGLVIPKNASRTEQSDSPKHHSNLLDAMDTQNIAPPRQKELTVSSTVPGSVIDEPLVVKVKLSKGGPRISLYESCKKLQWPMPTFEYVKVKPSVCPSSDGSSQKAAPQGFAFSSIITLHIPNGDVISLTGDGRADKKSSQDSAALLMLYELQRRGRFQVQEV; translated from the exons ATGGGCGCCGCCGATTCCGCGGCGGAggcagccgtcgccgccgatg TAGACATGAATCCTTTGAAGAGGACATCCGAATCATCCGTTCAAGAAGATGAAGGCGTGCATAAACAGCAGAAGAGGGAGTGTCAGGATTTCACCCCCAGAAG GTACCAGCTTGATCTTTATGAGGTTGCTACGCGTCAGAACACGATTGCTATGCTTGATACGGGAGCTGGGAAGACAATGATTGCTgtcatgctcatcaagcatTTTGGGAAGATCAGCAAAACAAATAATGACCGAAAGCTCATCATATTCCTTGCGCCAACAGTTCAACTTGTCACGCAG CAATGTGAGGTGATTAAGAGCTACACTGATTTTGAGGTGGAGCACTATCATGGTGCAAAGGGTGTCGATCAATGGAAGGCTTACAACTGGCAGGAGCAACTTGCAAAGTATCAG GTTATGGTCATGACACCACAGGTGCTGCTAGATGCTTTACGCCAAGCTTTCCTGGTCTTAGACATGGTTAGTCTCATGATATTTGATGAATGCCATCATGCAACTGGTAACCACCCTTATACAAGGATAATGACG GAGTTCTATCACAGATCTGAGCACAAGCCAAATGTGTTTGGTATGACAGCATCACCTGTTATAAGAAAAG GAGTCTCCTCTGATATGGATTGCGAAAATCAGCTCTCTGAGCTGGAAAATATTTTAGATTCCAAG ATACACACTGTGTTGGATAGAGAAGAGATAGAACTTTGCGTTCCTTCGGCAAAAGAAGTGAACAGATACTATGAGCCAAGAACTGTTTCTTTTGAAGATTTAAGTGAAGAACTAGGAATTTTGTGTTCCAAG TACGATGGGCTGATAGCACAATTGTACAGTAGGCTGACCAACCAGTACAAAGATGCTGATGAAATAACAAAGGAATCACGGAGGCGTCTCTCTAATTCTTTAGCAAAGATTTGCTATTGCCTTGAAGATGTCGGTCTTCTTTGTGCGAGTGAG GCTACTAAAATTTGCATCGAAAGGGGTCACAGAAAAGGTTGGCTGAAGGGAGGCGGTGACACCACCGATCAGCAAAGTGATGCAAATGGACCAGGCTTGTTTGCAGAAAATTCAATGCTTCATATGAAGTTCTTTGAGGAAGCGTTGCATATAATTGACAAACGCCTCCAACAGCAACAAG GAATTGATGCACTTCTGAACTCAGAGAGTGGATGTGTGGAAGCAATAAAGGGGGGCTATATCTCGCCAAAGCTCCATGAGCTCATCCAAATATTtctctctttcag TGATGTTGAACATGTCCGATGCCTTATTTTTGTGGACCGAAAGATTACTGCCAGAGTCATTGAGCGGACTATGAAGAAAATTGGCCGACTCCCATATTTCAGAGTCTCTTTCCTAACTGGTGGGAGTTCTTCTGTGGATGCACTGACCCCTAAAATGCAAAAGGACACACTGGATTCATTCCGCTCTGGAGAG GTCAACTTACTATTTACTACAGATGTTGCAGAAGAGGGTATCCATGTCCCAGACTGCTCGTGTGTAGTACGATTTGATTTGCCGAAGACTACCCGCAGCTATGTGCAGTCACGTGGGCGAGCCCGACAAAAGGACTCTCAGTACATACTAATGATTGAACA GGGAAATGTAAAACAAAATGATTTAATATCTTCCCTTATGAGAAGTAAGACCTTGATGGCCGAGATTGCTTCAAACCGAGAGCCTGAGGATTCACACCCCAGTTTCTTTCCCATTCCCACAGAAGAAATAAATGAGTACCATATAAGCACAACAGGAGCCAAAATAACTACTGATTCCAGCATCAGTGTTCTCTACCAGTACTGTGACAAACTTCCAAAGGACAA GTACTACACCCCAAGACCCACGTTTCAGTTCAGCCAGTATGGTGATGGCTATGAGTGTACAGTAACATTACCATCTAGTGCCATGTTTCAGCTTTTAGTAGGCCCAAAAGCAAGAAACATGCAGAAAGCAAAGCAGCTTGTTTGCCTTGATGCATGTAAGAGGCTGCATCAGCTGGGAGCACTTGATGACCACCTTTCTCCATCAGCTGAAGAGCTGCCACTGGAAATTTTGAGCAAGACTAGTACCTGCACGTCTGGTGCAGGTTTAG GTACAACCAAACGGAAAGAGCTGCATGGTACAACCAAGGTTCTTTCTATGTCTGGCTCTTGGGCTTCAGACAGAAGTGTTACTAAGCTTCAAGGCTACACGATGAATTTTATTTGTGATCAAGTTGGCCAGAAATATTCTGACTTTGTCCTGTTAATTGATGCAAATATAGCAAAAGAAGCTGCTACTTTGGATATTGATCTGTATTTGCATGACAAGATGGTAAAGGCTTCAGTGTCTCCCTGTGGATCTCTTGAGTTGGATGCTCAGCAG ATGGAACAAGCAAAACTATTTCAAGCACTTCTCTTTAATGGTTTGTTTGGAAAACTGTTCACTGGATCAAAAGCATCCAAAACCGCAAGGGAGTTTATTCTCAAGAAAGATAATACATTCCTGTGGGACAAAGCAAATATGTATTTGCTTTTACCTGTGGATCCTACTCTGGATTCTGCTAAAAGCGTTTGCATTAACTGGAGTGTGATTGAAGTAGCAGCTACAGCCGTTGGACTTATGAGGAGCATTTATTCGGAGGACCAACAGAACCTGATTGATAAACTTAATCCTGAAAAAAATGGTGGAGATCTGATTCATTTGGCCAACAAGTCATGTAAGGCTGATGATCTTAGAAATATGGTAGTCCTAGCACTTCACACAGGGAAGATATATACTTCTCTTGATGTATCTGATTTATGTGCGAGTAGCACATTTGATGGTGCTTCTGATAAGAAAGAAGCAAAATTCCGGACGTTTGCAGAATACTTTGAGAAGAA GTACAGCGTATTTCTTCATCATCCCTCACAGCCATTGCTAGTGTTGAAACCCACTCATAATCCTCACAACCTTCTTTCTTCCAAGATCAGAGATGAAG GCAACCGTgtggaaaataaaaatagggCGAATAGCCTTGTTCACATGCCTCCAGAGCTGCTGATTCCCCTTGATTTACCTGTTGATGTTTTGAGAGTATTCTATTTGTTTCCATCCCTGATGTATCGCATTGAGTCACTAATGCTAGCCAGCCAATTAAGAAGTGAAATTGCATACACAGGTTCTGATATATCAAGCTTCCTG ATTCTGGAAGCTCTTACAACCCTTAGATGCTGCGAGGACTTCTCTATGGAGCGTTTAGAGTTATTGGGGGATTCTGTACTTAAGTATGCAGTGAGTTCCCATCTTTTCCTCACATTTCCTAATAAGCATGAGGGGCAGTTGTCGTCCAGAAGGCAAGAAATTATATGTAATGCAACACTTCATAAGCTTGGTATTGAAAGCAAGATACAG GGTTACATACGTGATGCTGCATTTGATCCTCGTCGATGGCTTGCACCTGGACAGCTGTCTATTTGGCCATGTCCTTGTGAATGCCCAGTAAATTCTGAGGTTGTAACTGAGGATATTCATAGGATTGATGACAAATCTATAATTATAGGCAAGGCGTGTGACAAGGGACACAGATGGATATGTTCCAAAACCATCTCTGATTGTGTCGAGGCTTTAATTGGGGCATATTATGTGGGAGGGGGATTAAGAGCAGCCTTTTCTGTTCTCAAATGGTTGCAGATTGAGATTGAAACTGAGGAAGACCTGATTGTGAAAGCCATGTCGAGTGCTTCTGTGTGGAATTATCTGCCAAAAGTTGATGTAGTTGAATTGCTTGAAGCAAAAATAGGCTATGCTTTTTCGGTGAAAGGTTTGCTGATAGAGGCTCTCACCCACCCATCACAGCAAGAATCAGGAGCAACATACTGCTACCAG CGCTTGGAGTTCCTTGGAGATGCAGTCTTGGATATTTTACTAACACGCCATCTTTTCCTTAGTCATAAAGACATTGATGAGGGGGAGCTGACAGATTTACGATCTGCATCAGTAAATAATGAAAATTTTGCACAAGTTGCAGTGAAGTACAATCTGCACCACTTTCTCCAGCATTCTTCTGGGCTCCTTCAAGACCAAATCAACGAATACGTGAATGGTCTGGAAGGTTCATCCATGGACAGAACCAGCCTTTTATCCAGTGGACCATCTAGGGGGCCAAAA GTTCTAGGTGATATTGTAGAAAGTATTGCAGGTGCAGTCCTTATAGACACCAAACTTGATTTGGATCTAGTTTGGGGGGTTTTCAAACCTCTTCTTTCTCCAATTGTCACACCTGAGAATCTGGAGTTACCCCCTTTCAGAGAACTTCATGAGTGGTGTGACAAGAGTGGGTACTTTTTGGGAATTAAGTGTGAAAATCGAGGAGACAACATAATGGCTATTCTCAATTTACAACTCAAGGATTTGCTTCTTGCAAGGCAAGGTCATGGAAAGAACAAAGTAGATGCAAAAGCACACGCAGCTTCCTTATTGCTCAGGGATCTGGAG GAAAAAGGGCTTGTAATTCCAAAGAATGCTAGCAGAACGGAACAATCTGATAGTCCAAAACATCACAGCAACTTGCTTGATGCTATGGACACACAGAATATAGCACCACCAAGGCAAAAGGAATTAACCGTGTCAAGTACTGTTCCTGGCTCTGTTATTGATGAACCAT TGGTTGTGAAGGTTAAGTTGAGTAAAGGAGGTCCTCGTATATCATTGTACGAATCATGTAAAAAACTACAGTGGCCAATGCCTACATTTGAATATGTGAAAGTCAAACCAAG CGTGTGCCCCTCATCTGATGGTTCCTCACAAAAGGCTGCGCCTCAAGGATTCGCATTTTCTTCGATAATAACATTGCACATACCAAACGGCGATGTCATCAGCCTCACAGGAGATGGACGTGCGGATAAGAAGAGCTCACAGGATTCAGCTGCGCTGCTCATGCTCTATGAGCTGCAGCGGCGAGGTAGATTCCAAGTCCAAGAAGTATGA